The following proteins are co-located in the Procambarus clarkii isolate CNS0578487 chromosome 16, FALCON_Pclarkii_2.0, whole genome shotgun sequence genome:
- the LOC138365361 gene encoding involucrin-like, whose amino-acid sequence MRIIKTGAARRLQEAPGGCRRLQEAAGGCRRLQENAGGSKRLQEAPGGSKRLQEAPRGCRRLQEAAGGCRRLQEAPGGCRRLQEAAGGSKRLQEAAGGCRRLQEASGGSRRLQEAAGGSKRLQEAPRGCRRLQEAAGGCRRLQEAAGECRRLQEATGGSRRLQEAAGGSKRLQEAPRGCRRLQEAAGGCRRLQEAPGGCRRLQEAAGGSKRLQEAAGGCRRLQEASGGSRRLQEAAGGSKRLQEAPRGYRRLQDAAGGSRRLQEAPRGCRRLQKAAGGCRRLQEAAGGSRRLQEAPRGCRRLQEAARGSRRLQEAPGGCRRLQEAAGGCRRLQEAAGGCRRLQEAPRGCRRLQEAAGGSRRLQEAPGGCRRLQEAAGGSKRLQEAPGGCRRLQEAVGGCRRLQEAAGGCRRLQEAAGGSKRLQEAAGGSKRLQEAPGGCRRLQEAAGGSKRLQEAPRGCWRLQEAAGGCRRLQEAAGGSKRLQEAPRGCRRLQEAAGGSRRLQEAAGGSKRLQEAPKGCRRLQEAPGGCRRLQEAVGGCRRLQEAAGGCRRLQEAPRGCRRLQEAAGGCRRLQEAAGGSRRLQEAAGGCWRLQEAAGGSKRLLEAPGGCRRLQEAPRGCRRLQEAAGGSKRLQEAAGGCRRLQEAPGSCRRLQEAAGGSRRLQEAPGGCRRLQEAAGGPVLLHSLPHCVKIFLISSSVRTPTLDTDHYSPILFVYICQCSHVCVLVGSSVSFWAPPVDNTVA is encoded by the coding sequence ATGAGAATCATTAAAACTGGAGCCGCCAGGAGGCTGCAGGAGGCTCCAGGAGGCTGCAGGAGGCTCCAGGAGGCTGCAGGAGGCTGCAGGAGGCTGCAGGAGAATGCAGGAGGCTCCAAGAGGCTCCAGGAGGCTCCAGGAGGCTCCAAGAGGCTGCAGGAGGCTccaagaggctgcagaaggctgcaGGAGGCTGCAGGAGGCTGCAGGAGGCTCCAAGAGGCTCCAGGAGGCTGCAGGAGGCTGCAGGAGGCTGCAGGAGGCTCCAAGAGGCTGCAGGAGGCTGCAGGAGGCTGCAGGAGGCTCCAAGAGGCTTCAGGAGGCTCCAGGAGGCTGCAGGAGGCTGCAGGAGGCTCCAAGAGGCTGCAGGAGGCTCCAAGAGGCTGCAGGAGGCTCCAGGAGGCTGCAGGAGGCTGCAGGAGGCTGCAGGAGGCTGCAGGAGAATGCAGGAGGCTCCAAGAGGCTACAGGAGGCTCCAGGAGGCTGCAGGAGGCTGCAGGAGGCTCCAAGAGGCTGCAGGAGGCTccaagaggctgcagaaggctgcaGGAGGCTGCAGGAGGCTGCAGGAGGCTCCAAGAGGCTCCAGGAGGCTGCAGGAGGCTGCAGGAGGCTGCAGGAGGCTCCAAGAGGCTGCAGGAGGCTGCAGGAGGCTGCAGGAGGCTCCAAGAGGCTTCAGGAGGCTCCAGGAGGCTGCAGGAGGCTGCAGGAGGCTCCAAGAGGCTGCAGGAGGCTCCAAGAGGCTACAGGAGGCTCCAAGATGCTGCAGGAGGCTCCAGGAGGCTGCAGGAGGCTCCAAGAGGCTGcaggaggctgcagaaggctgcaGGAGGCTGCAGGAGGCTCCAGGAGGCTGCAGGAGGTTCCAGGAGGCTGCAGGAGGCTCCAAGAGGCTGCAGGAGGCTCCAGGAGGCTGCAAGAGGCTCCAGGAGGCTGCAGGAGGCTCCAGGAGGCTGCAGGAGGCTCCAGGAGGCTGCAGGAGGCTGCAGGAGGCTCCAAGAGGCTGCAGGAGGCTGCAGGAGGCTGCAGGAGGCTCCAAGAGGCTGTAGGAGGCTCCAAGAGGCTGCAGGAGGCTCCAGGAGGCTGCAGGAGGCTCCAGGAGGCTGCAGGAGGCTCCAAGAGGCTGCAGGAGGCTCCAAGAGGCTGCAGGAGGCTCCAGGAGGCTGCAGGAGGCTGCAGGAGGCTGTAGGAGGCTGCAGGAGGCTCCAAGAGGCTGCAGGAGGCTGCAGGAGGCTCCAAGAGGCTGCAGGAGGCTCCAAGAGGCTGCAGGAGGCTGCAGGAGGCTCCAAGAGGCTGCAGGAGGCTCCAGGAGGCTGCAGGAGGCTGCAGGAGGCTGCTGGAGGCTCCAAGAGGCTGCAGGAGGCTCCAAGAGGCTGCTGGAGGCTCCAGGAGGCTGCAGGAGGCTGCAGGAGGCTCCAAGAGGCTGCAGGAGGCTCCAAGAGGCTGCAGGAGGCTCCAAGAGGCTGCAGGAGGCTGCAGGAGGCTGCAGGAGGCTCCAGGAGGCTCCAGGAAGCTGCAGGAGGCTCCAAGAGGCTGCAGGAGGCTCCAAAAGGCTGCAGGAGGCTGCAGGAGGCTCCAGGAGGCTGCAGGAGGCTGCAGGAGGCTGTAGGAGGCTGCAGGAGGCTCCAAGAGGCTGCAGGAGGCTGCAGGAGGCTGCAGGAGGCTCCAAGAGGCTGCAGGAGGCTCCAAGAGGCTGCAGGAGGCTGCAGGAGGCTCCAAGAGGCTGCAGGAGGCTCCAGGAGGCTGCAGGAGGCTGCAGGAGGCTGCTGGAGGCTCCAAGAGGCTGCAGGAGGCTCCAAGAGGCTGCTGGAGGCTCCAGGAGGCTGCAGGAGGCTGCAGGAGGCTCCAAGAGGCTGCAGGAGGCTCCAAGAGGCTGCAGGAGGCTCCAAGAGGCTGCAGGAGGCTGCAGGAGGCTGCAGGAGGCTCCAGGAGGCTCCAGGAAGCTGCAGGAGGCTCCAGGAGGCTGCAGGAGGCTCCAGGAGGCTGCAGGAGGCTCCAGGAGGCTGCAGGAGGCTCCAGGAGGCTGCAGGAGGCCCTGTACTCCTACACAGCCTTCCTCACTGTGTTAAGATCTTCCTCATCTCCAGTTCAGTGAGGACGCCAACACTTGACACCGACCATTACAGCCCAATATTATTTGTTTACATCTGCCAGTGTTCTCACGTATGTGTGCTTGTCGGGTCGAGCGTGAGCTTCTGGGCCCCGCCTGTAGACAACACTGTAGCTTAA